Proteins found in one Neodiprion lecontei isolate iyNeoLeco1 chromosome 6, iyNeoLeco1.1, whole genome shotgun sequence genomic segment:
- the LOC124295159 gene encoding uncharacterized protein LOC124295159 encodes MCQASMPLMKKKVQDSSCDPIDFESEKSQCRGFHGLSSITTNEAMSSLTGVTLSIFSFLLNLLPDCKNSKVDKKTKLLITLVKLKTGLTFTAMSVLFDIHRTTVYRIFINNLQQMNIIIKNFIFWPSKVAVQTTLPEAFKIHYPNTRVIIDCTEVKTEVPPEVKHRVLMYSDYKHHHTIKFLVGCAPNGFISFLSKCYGGRAGDCYITNDCGLVDLIEPGDVVLADKGFPQIQTKVDEKNAIFVMPPFCTKDQFSPDEVDETYNIASVRIHIERVNQRIKDFYILSKVPASLFSHIDEIVFVICAIINIQKPLFKERDQSTTECKTKE; translated from the coding sequence ATGTGTCAAGCTTCGATGCCACTTATGAAGAAAAAGGTCCAAGATTCCAGTTGCGATCCAATCGATTTTGAATCCGAAAAATCGCAATGTCGAGGTTTTCATGGGTTATCATCTATCACAACTAATGAAGCTATGAGTAGCTTAACGGGTGTTACATTGTCTATATTCTCATTCCTTTTAAATCTACTCCCAGACTGCAAAAATTctaaagttgataaaaaaacaaaattattgataACATTGGTGAAACTAAAAACCGGTTTGACATTTACCGCGATGTCAGTCTTGTTCGATATTCATCGCACTACTGTTTAtcgaatatttataaataatctgCAGCAGATgaacataataataaaaaacttcATTTTCTGGCCATCAAAAGTCGCTGTACAAACAACCTTACCAGAAGCATTCAAAATACATTACCCCAACACACGTGTTATTATTGATTGCACCGAAGTCAAGACAGAAGTTCCACCAGAAGTTAAACATCGGGTTCTAATGTATTCAGATTATAAACATCATcacacaataaaatttttagttgGATGTGCTCCAAATGGATTTATAAGTTTTCTGTCAAAGTGTTATGGTGGTCGTGCTGGTGATTGTTACATTACAAATGATTGTGGTTTAGTGGATTTAATTGAGCCTGGAGATGTTGTGCTAGCAGATAAAGGATTCCCACAAATACAAACTAAAGTCGACGAAAAAAACGCAATCTTTGTGATGCCTCCATTTTGTACAAAAGATCAATTTTCACCTGATGAAGTAGATGAAACTTACAATATTGCTTCAGTGAGAATACACATTGAACGAGTGAATCAAAGAATAAAAGACTTTTATATTCTCTCCAAAGTGCCAGCATCACTATTTTCTCATAttgatgaaattgtttttgtcaTTTGTgctattataaatattcaaaagcCTCTGTTTAAAGAACGAGATCAATCAACGACAGAATGTAAAACGAAggaataa